DNA from Saccharomyces cerevisiae S288C chromosome V, complete sequence:
AATAGCTTAATTATTACATTcttagatgatgataagaCGGAAACTGGAgaatcttttgtttatattgatggatttcttgtcaaaaagCATAACAATCAACATACTATTGTTAATTTCGAaacttacaaaaataaaatgaaagtttccGATAGGcgtaagtttgaaaaagcaaactttGACGAGTTTGAGTCGGCtctaaataacaaaaacgacTTGGTACATTGTCCctcaataactttatttgaatcGATCCCCACGGAAGTGCGGTCATTCTACGAAGACGAAAAGTCTGGCCTAATCAAAGTGGTAAAATTCAGAACTGGTGCAATGGATAGGAAAaggtcttttgaaaaaattgtcatTTCCGTCATGGTCGGGAAAAATGTACAAAAGTTCCTGACGtttgttgaagacgaaCCAGATTTCCAGGGCGGACCAATCCCTTCAAACAAACCACGTGATGGTCTACACGTTGTTTCAAGTGcatactttgaaattcaatagaaagGATTACGATaccctttctcttttttacctCAACAGAGGATACTATAATGAGTTGAGTTTCCGTGTCCTGGAACGTTGTCACGAAAAAGCGAGTGCTAGGCCGAACGACAGCTCTACGATGCGTACTTTCACTGACTTTGTTTCCGGCGCACCTATTGTAAGGAGTCTTCAGAAAAGTACCATAAGGAAATATGGGTACAATTTGGCACCCTACATGTTTTTGTTACTACACGTAGATGAGCTatcgattttttctgcatACCAAGCAAGTTTACCtggcgaaaagaaagtcgACACAGAGCGGCTGAAGCGTGATCTATGCCCACGTAAACCCACTGAGATAAAGTACTTTTCACAGATATGTAACGAtatgatgaacaaaaaggacCGATTGGGtgatattttgcatattaTCTTGCGAGCATGTGCGCTCAATTTCGGGGCGGGTCCCCGTGGTGGCGCTGGTGACGAAGAGGATCGATCCATTACGAATGAAGAACCCATTATTCCCTCTGTGGACGAGCATGGCTTGAAAGTATGTAAGTTGCGCAGTCCTAACACTCCACGAAGACTCAGAAAAACACTAGATGCCGTGAAAGCTTTATTGGTGTCGTCTTGTGCTTGTACCGCAAGGGATTTAGATATATTTGATGACAACAACGGCGTTGCGATGTGGAAATGGATCAAAATTCTGTACCACGAAGTAGCGCAGGAAACCGCGCTGAAGGACTCTTATAGAATAACTTTGGTACCTTCTTCTGATGGTGTATCAGTATGTGGAAAACTGTTTAATCGCGAGTATGTCCGCGGCTTTTACTTTGCATGCAAGGCTCAGTTTGATAACCTTTGGGAAGAATTGAACGACTGCTTTTATATGCCTACAGTGGTTGATATTGCCAGCCTCATTTTGCGTAATCGAGAAGTTTTGTTCAGAGAGCCAAAGCGAGGAATTGACGAGTATCTGGAGAACGattctttccttcaaatGATACCTGTTAAATATCGTGAAATTGTGCTGCCCAAGTTGAGAAGAGATACTAACAAAATGACCGCGGctcttaaaaataaagtcaCTGTTGCAATTGACGAGCTTACGGTGCCACTTATGTGGATGATCCATTTTGCCGTAGGATACCCTTACCGTTATCCAGAGCTTCAGCTACTCGCTTTTGCCGGTCCTCAGCGCAACGTATACGTCGATGATACAACAAGACGCATCCAACTGTACACTGATTACAACAAGAACGGTTCATCGGAGCCTCGACTTAAGACGCTTGACGGACTCACTTCAGATTACgtgttttattttgtcaCTGTGCTAAGGCAAATGCAAATATGTGCGCTTGGTAACAGTTATGACGCTTTTAATCATGATCCTTGGATGGATGTGGTGGGATTTGAGGATCCAGATCAAGTAACAAATCGAGACATTTCGAGGATAGTTTTGTATTCCTACATGTTTCTGAATACCGCGAAGGGCTGTCTGGTTGAATACGCAACTTTTCGGCAGTACATGAGGGAACTTCCGAAGAATGCACCTCAGAAGCTGAATTTTCGGGAGATGCGTCAGGGGTTGATTGCCCTAGGACGGCACTGCGTAGGTAGCAGATTTGAAACAGATTTGTACGAGTCGGCGACGAGTGAACTCATGGCCAATCATTCCGTTCAAACAGGGCGAAATATTTACGGTGTGGATTCCTTTTCGTTAACTAGTGTCAGTGGGACGACCGCCACTTTATTGCAGGAACGAGCTTCCGAGCGCTGGATTCAATGGTTAGGCCTTGAAAGCGACTACCATTGTTCATTCTCTAGTACTCGGAATGCGGAAGACGTAGTGGCAGGTGAGGCGGCGAGTTCagatcatcatcaaaaaatttcaagagtaACGCGAAAAAGGCCCCGAGAGCCCAAGAGTACAAACGATATCCTCGTCGCAGGCCAGAAACTCTTTGGCAGCTCCTTTGAATTCAGGGACTTGCATCAGTTGCGCTTATGTCATGAAATATACATGGCAGACACACCCTCTGTGGCAGTACAGGCCCCACCGGGCTATGGTAAGACGGAGTTATTTCATCTCCCCTTGATAGCACTGGCGTCTAAGGGCGACGTGAAATATGTGTCGTTTCTGTTTGTACCGTACACAGTGTTGCTTGCTAATTGCATGATCAGGTTGAGCCGATGCGGTTGCTTGAATGTGGCCCCTgtaagaaactttattgaagaaggttgCGATGGCGTTACTGATTTATACGTGGGGATCTACGATGATCTTGCTAGCACTAATTTCACAGACAGGATAGCTGCGTGGGAGAATATTGTTGAGTGCACCTTTAGGACCAACAACGTAAAATTGGGTTACCTCATTGTAGATGAGTTTCACAACTTTGAAACGGAGGTCTACCGGCAGTCGCAATTTGGGGGCATAACTaaccttgattttgacGCTTTTGAGAAAGCAATCTTTTTGAGCGGCACAGCACCTGAGGCTGTAGCTGATGCTGCGTTGCAGCGTATTGGGCTTACGGGACTGGCCAAGAAGTCGATGGACATCAACGAGCTCAAACGGTCGGAAGATCTCAGCAGAGGTCTATCCAGCTATCCAACACGGATGTTTAATCTAATCAAGGAGAAATCCGAGGTGCCTTTAGGGCatgttcataaaatttggaagaaagtgGAATCACAGCCCGAAGAAGCACTGAAGCTTCTTTTAGccctctttgaaattgaaccaGAGTCGAAGGCCATTGTAGTTGCAAGCACAACCAACgaagtggaagaattgGCCTGCTCTTGGAGAAAGTATTTTAGGGTGGTATGGATACACGGGAAGCTGGGTGCTGCAGAAAAGGTGTCTCGCACAAAGGAGTTTGTCACTGACGGTAGCATGCGAGTTCTCATCGGAACGAAATTAGTGACTGAAGGAATTGACATTAAGcaattgatgatggtgatcatgcttgataatagacttaatattattgagcTCATTCAAGGCGTAGGGAGACTAAGAGATGGGGGCCTCTGTTATCTATTatctagaaaaaacagTTGGGCGGCAAGGAATCGTAAGGGTGAATTACCACCGATTAAGGAAGGCTGTATAACCGAACAGGTACGCGAGTTCTATGGacttgaatcaaagaaaggaaaaaagggccAGCATGTTGGATGCTGTGGCTCCAGGACAGACCTGTCTGCTGACACAGTGGAACTGATAGAAAGAATGGACAGATTGGCTGAAAAACAGGCGACAGCTTCCATGTCGATCGTTGCGTTACCGTCTAGCTTCCAGGAGAGCAATAGCAGTGACAGGTGCAGAAAGTATTGCAGCAGTGATGAGGACAGCGACACGTGCATTCATGGTAGTGCTAATGCCAGTACCAATGCGactaccaactccagcactaatgctactaccactgccagcaccaacgtcaggactagtgctactaccactgccagcatcaacgtcaggactagtgcgactaccactgaaagtaccaactccagcactaatgctactaccactgccagcaccaacgtcaggactagtgctactaccactgccagcatcaacgtcaggactagtgcgactaccactgaaagtaccaactccaacactagtgctactaccaccgaaagtaccgactccaacactagtgctactaccaccgaaagtaccgactccaacactagtgctactaccactgctagcaccaactccagcactaatgccactaccactgctagcaccaactccagcactaatgccactaccactgaaagtaccaacgCTAGTGCCAAGGAGGACGccaataaagatggcaaTGCTGAGGATAATAGATTCCATCCAGTCACCGACATTAACAAAGAGTCGTATAAGCGGAAAGGGAGTCAAATGGTTTTGCtagagagaaagaaactgaaagcACAATTTCCCAATACTTCCGAGAATATGAATGTCTTACAGTTTCTTGGATTTCGGTCTGACGAAATTAAAcatcttttcctctatGGTATTGACGTATACTTCTGCCCAGAGGGAGTATTCACACAATACGGATTATGCAAGGGCTGTCAAAAGATGTTCGAGCTCTGTGTCTGTTGGGCTGGCCAGAAAGTATCGTATCGGAGGATGGCTTGGGAAGCACTAGCTGTGGAGAGAATGCTGCGAAATGACgaggaatacaaagaatacTTGGAAGACATCGAGCCATATCATGGGGACCCTGTAggatatttgaaatattttagcGTAAAAAGGGGAGAGATCTACTCTCAGATACAGAGAAATTATGCTTGGTACCTGGCCATtactagaagaagagaaacaattagTGTATTGGATTCGACAAGAGGCAAGCAAGGGAGCCAAGTTTTCCGCATGTCTGGAAGGCAGATCAAAGAGTTGTATTATAAAGTATGGAGCAACTTGCGTGAATCGAAGACAGAGGTGCTGCAgtactttttgaactgggACGAAAAAAAGTGCCGGGAAGAATGGGAGGCAAAAGACGATACGGTCTTTGTGGAAGCGCTCGAGAAAGTTGGAGTTTTTCAGCGTTTGCGTTCCATGACGAGCGCTGGACTGCAGGGTCCGCAGTACGTCAAGCTGCAGTTTAGCAGGCATCATCGACAGTTGAGGAGCAGATATGAATTAAGTCTAGGAATGCACTTGCGAGATCAGCTTGCGCTGGGAGTTACCCCATCTAAAGTGCCGCATTGGACGGCATTCCTGTCGATGCTGATAGGGCTGTTCTGcaataaaacatttcgGCAGAAActggaatatcttttggaGCAGATTTCGGAGGTGTGGTTGTTACCACATTGGCTTGATTTGGCAAACGTTGAAGTTCTCGCTGCAGATAACACGAGGGTACCGCTGT
Protein-coding regions in this window:
- a CDS encoding uncharacterized protein (hypothetical protein): MKVSDRRKFEKANFDEFESALNNKNDLVHCPSITLFESIPTEVRSFYEDEKSGLIKVVKFRTGAMDRKRSFEKIVISVMVGKNVQKFLTFVEDEPDFQGGPIPSNKPRDGLHVVSSAYFEIQ
- a CDS encoding uncharacterized protein (hypothetical protein; identified by gene-trapping, microarray-based expression analysis, and genome-wide homology searching), with the protein product MMPAKLQLDVLRTLQSSARHGTQTLKNSNFLERFHKDRIVFCLPFFPALFFVPVQKVLQHLCLRFTQVAPYFIIQLFDLPSRHAENLAPLLASCRIQYTNCFSSSSNGQVPSIISLYLRVDLSPFYAKIFQISYRVPMIWLDVFQVFFVFLVISQHSLHS
- the YRF1-2 gene encoding Y' element ATP-dependent helicase protein 1 copy 2 (Helicase encoded by the Y' element of subtelomeric regions; highly expressed in the mutants lacking the telomerase component TLC1; potentially phosphorylated by Cdc28p; induced by treatment with 8-methoxypsoralen and UVA irradiation); protein product: MVYTLFQVHTLKFNRKDYDTLSLFYLNRGYYNELSFRVLERCHEKASARPNDSSTMRTFTDFVSGAPIVRSLQKSTIRKYGYNLAPYMFLLLHVDELSIFSAYQASLPGEKKVDTERLKRDLCPRKPTEIKYFSQICNDMMNKKDRLGDILHIILRACALNFGAGPRGGAGDEEDRSITNEEPIIPSVDEHGLKVCKLRSPNTPRRLRKTLDAVKALLVSSCACTARDLDIFDDNNGVAMWKWIKILYHEVAQETALKDSYRITLVPSSDGVSVCGKLFNREYVRGFYFACKAQFDNLWEELNDCFYMPTVVDIASLILRNREVLFREPKRGIDEYLENDSFLQMIPVKYREIVLPKLRRDTNKMTAALKNKVTVAIDELTVPLMWMIHFAVGYPYRYPELQLLAFAGPQRNVYVDDTTRRIQLYTDYNKNGSSEPRLKTLDGLTSDYVFYFVTVLRQMQICALGNSYDAFNHDPWMDVVGFEDPDQVTNRDISRIVLYSYMFLNTAKGCLVEYATFRQYMRELPKNAPQKLNFREMRQGLIALGRHCVGSRFETDLYESATSELMANHSVQTGRNIYGVDSFSLTSVSGTTATLLQERASERWIQWLGLESDYHCSFSSTRNAEDVVAGEAASSDHHQKISRVTRKRPREPKSTNDILVAGQKLFGSSFEFRDLHQLRLCHEIYMADTPSVAVQAPPGYGKTELFHLPLIALASKGDVKYVSFLFVPYTVLLANCMIRLSRCGCLNVAPVRNFIEEGCDGVTDLYVGIYDDLASTNFTDRIAAWENIVECTFRTNNVKLGYLIVDEFHNFETEVYRQSQFGGITNLDFDAFEKAIFLSGTAPEAVADAALQRIGLTGLAKKSMDINELKRSEDLSRGLSSYPTRMFNLIKEKSEVPLGHVHKIWKKVESQPEEALKLLLALFEIEPESKAIVVASTTNEVEELACSWRKYFRVVWIHGKLGAAEKVSRTKEFVTDGSMRVLIGTKLVTEGIDIKQLMMVIMLDNRLNIIELIQGVGRLRDGGLCYLLSRKNSWAARNRKGELPPIKEGCITEQVREFYGLESKKGKKGQHVGCCGSRTDLSADTVELIERMDRLAEKQATASMSIVALPSSFQESNSSDRCRKYCSSDEDSDTCIHGSANASTNATTNSSTNATTTASTNVRTSATTTASINVRTSATTTESTNSSTNATTTASTNVRTSATTTASINVRTSATTTESTNSNTSATTTESTDSNTSATTTESTDSNTSATTTASTNSSTNATTTASTNSSTNATTTESTNASAKEDANKDGNAEDNRFHPVTDINKESYKRKGSQMVLLERKKLKAQFPNTSENMNVLQFLGFRSDEIKHLFLYGIDVYFCPEGVFTQYGLCKGCQKMFELCVCWAGQKVSYRRMAWEALAVERMLRNDEEYKEYLEDIEPYHGDPVGYLKYFSVKRGEIYSQIQRNYAWYLAITRRRETISVLDSTRGKQGSQVFRMSGRQIKELYYKVWSNLRESKTEVLQYFLNWDEKKCREEWEAKDDTVFVEALEKVGVFQRLRSMTSAGLQGPQYVKLQFSRHHRQLRSRYELSLGMHLRDQLALGVTPSKVPHWTAFLSMLIGLFCNKTFRQKLEYLLEQISEVWLLPHWLDLANVEVLAADNTRVPLYMLMVAVHKELDSDDVPDGRFDILLCRDSSREVGE